Within the Desulfarculaceae bacterium genome, the region CCAGGCAGCCCGATTTGATTCGCCCAACCGGCCTAATCCGGACGCCTCAATTTAGATTAATTTTTTTGCTGTGTTCTTAGGTGGTTGAAAAAGAGATCCCCGGCGAGAGCACAAAAATATGCGCGCCGCCTTTCACGATCTCCCTGCCTGCCCCTCTAGGGAAAACGATCCAGAACGACGCGCACGGCAATTAAAGGTGCAATACGCGGGCCAGAATTGGCCGAGCTTATCTTTTTTGCATGACAAAGGGGCCGCCGGACGTCCAGCGTCCGGGGCCCCTGGTTGGCTTGATGGGGCTAATCGATTATCTTCACGTAGTTTTTTGCCCGCAGGTCCTTGATCCACTCCCGGAAGCGTTTCTCGGTGGTCTCTCGTTCCAGCTTCTGGCGAATCTGATCCTTGACCGCTTGGAGCGGCAAACCTTTGTCACCGCTGCGCTCGGTGAGCTGCATGATCACGAAGCCCTGGGGAATCTGCAAAACCTCGCTGACCTGGCCGGGCTTGAGCTCGCCCAGGGCCTGGCGCATGGAAGGCAGAAGGTCAGAAGCCTTCACCGGCCCCAGCTGCCCTCCCCGCTCGGCCCCCGGCCCCTGGGAGTTCTGCTGGGCCAGCTTGCCGAAGTCCTCGCCGTTCTTGATCTTGGTCAGGATGTTCTCGGCCTTTTGGCGCACCGCGTTCTCGCCGGCCAGGCTGGTCTTGTCGTCCACCCTGAGGAAGATGGCCCGGATCTGAACCTCGTCCAGGTTCTGGTACTGCTCCTTGTGGTCCTTGTAGTACTTCTCCACGTCCGCGTCGGTGACCACCACCAGCTTCTTGACTTCCTGGTTGATCAGCCGCTGCTTGAGGATGTCATTGCGCAGGTTGTTGCGGTACTCCTGGAGGGTGAGCCCCTGGCGGCTCAGGCTGGCCACGAAGTCCTCATCGGTGAGGTTGTTGGACTTCTTCACCCGGTTGATGTAATGGTCCAGCTCGGCGTCGGGGACCACCAGCCCGGCGCGTTTGACCTCCTTGGCGAAGATCTTGTCGTCGATCAGCCGTTCCAGGGCCAGGCGCCGGATCTGGGTGGGAGGCATCCCCCCGCTGCCCGGCTGGGTGGCCTCCATGCGGGCCAGGTCCATCTTCACCCGCTTGATGGAGCGGTCCAGGTCCAGGGAGGTGATCACGTCGTCGTCCACGATGGCCACCACCCGGTTGACCACCTGCTCGGCCGCGGAGGCCAACATGGCCGGCGCGATCAACAGAACCGCCAGAACAAGGCTAAAGATAAGGCGTCGTAGCATCATCCACTCCTAGGAGAGGCCGGGCGGCCCAGTTCAAGAAAATTCTCGTCGTATTGTACCCGAGCCTGGGCTCGCAAGCGCTCCAGATATTGCACGGCCAGAGATTCGCGGCGCTGAGCGGACAGACGCTTTTGAATCTCCGGCGCGGCCTGGGCCAGGCTCAGGGTTTGGGCGGGCCTCTTTTGTTTTACCAGCACCACGTGGAAGCCATAGGTGCTGGGCAGGGGCCCGGCCAGTTGCCCCGCTTGCAGGGCGAAAACCTTCTTCTCCAAGGCGGGCGGCATGTGCCCCCGGCTGAGCCAGGAGGGGTGCCCGCCCTCGGCCAGGGGGGCGCCCAGGGCATCGGCCGCGGCGCTCATGTCCTGGCCCGTCTTCACCCGGTCCACCAGCTTTTGGGCCAGATCCCGGCTGGGCAACAGGGCGTGCAGGGCCAGAATCTGCTCGGGGCGCTGAAACTCCCGAACATGGCCCTGGTAATAATCACGAACCTGAGCCGCTCCCACCCGGGCCCGGGGCATGAGTATCATGCGCAGGGCCTTTTCCATCAAGAGCTGGCGCTCCAGTTCGTCCCGCCAATCCTTGCGCGAGATGCCGTGGATGGCCAGGTTGTGCTCAAAGGCCTTTTCGTCCAGCTCGCTGAGCATGGCCTTTTCCTGGCGGGCCGCTTCCTTGGGGTCCAGGTTGATGCCCTGGCGGGCTGCGTCCTTTAGCACCAGGCGGCGGCTTATCAGATCCTCGATCATCTCGCGGCGCAGCGATTTTTCCAGCATGGCCGGATCGCCCCCCAGGCCCAGAAAAGCGGCCCGGGCCTTGAACTCATGCAGGGTGATGGCCTCGCCGTCCACCCAGGCCACGGTGGGCGCGGCCTGCTCCGGGGCGGGGGAGCACCCCGCCATCAGAAGGG harbors:
- a CDS encoding SurA N-terminal domain-containing protein; this translates as MLRRLIFSLVLAVLLIAPAMLASAAEQVVNRVVAIVDDDVITSLDLDRSIKRVKMDLARMEATQPGSGGMPPTQIRRLALERLIDDKIFAKEVKRAGLVVPDAELDHYINRVKKSNNLTDEDFVASLSRQGLTLQEYRNNLRNDILKQRLINQEVKKLVVVTDADVEKYYKDHKEQYQNLDEVQIRAIFLRVDDKTSLAGENAVRQKAENILTKIKNGEDFGKLAQQNSQGPGAERGGQLGPVKASDLLPSMRQALGELKPGQVSEVLQIPQGFVIMQLTERSGDKGLPLQAVKDQIRQKLERETTEKRFREWIKDLRAKNYVKIID
- a CDS encoding peptidyl-prolyl cis-trans isomerase, translating into MLALLMAGCSPAPEQAAPTVAWVDGEAITLHEFKARAAFLGLGGDPAMLEKSLRREMIEDLISRRLVLKDAARQGINLDPKEAARQEKAMLSELDEKAFEHNLAIHGISRKDWRDELERQLLMEKALRMILMPRARVGAAQVRDYYQGHVREFQRPEQILALHALLPSRDLAQKLVDRVKTGQDMSAAADALGAPLAEGGHPSWLSRGHMPPALEKKVFALQAGQLAGPLPSTYGFHVVLVKQKRPAQTLSLAQAAPEIQKRLSAQRRESLAVQYLERLRAQARVQYDENFLELGRPASPRSG